In Sphingobacteriaceae bacterium, the following proteins share a genomic window:
- a CDS encoding glycosyl transferase family 1 → MENKSLKIFIVGPAFPLRGGPAQFNENLCAELIKEGHDAQIISYALQYPNFLFPGSSQYETSGSAPEGIKIHTLINTVNPFNWISVANFIKKEKPDFILFRYWLPFFGPALGTIARLVKSKTKVLGLTDNVIPHEKRFGDKPFTNYFIKGCHGFIAMSKTVLNDISKFSTTKNKAYSPHPMYETYGKAVSMQEARQKLKLNADDKIILFFGLIRHYKGLDILLEAMAHPEIKKQNIKLLIAGEFYEYKQPYLDLIKTSELQDHVILHDKFIANEDVRYYFCASNLVAQTYRNATNSGVTMVGYYYEKPMLVTNVGGLAEIVPNEKCGYVVENPIAIGSVPHISEKILAYFNQNKEQEFTQNVILEKKKYEWQEFIRVLVNLYEKS, encoded by the coding sequence GTGGAAAATAAAAGTTTGAAAATATTTATCGTTGGTCCCGCATTTCCTTTGCGAGGGGGACCCGCTCAGTTCAACGAAAATTTGTGTGCCGAATTAATCAAAGAAGGGCATGATGCTCAGATCATTTCGTATGCTTTGCAGTATCCTAATTTTCTGTTTCCAGGTTCAAGTCAGTATGAAACCAGCGGTTCAGCGCCCGAAGGAATTAAAATTCATACTTTAATAAATACAGTAAATCCTTTCAACTGGATCAGTGTGGCTAACTTTATTAAAAAAGAAAAACCTGATTTTATTTTGTTTCGTTACTGGTTGCCTTTTTTTGGTCCTGCCTTAGGCACAATTGCCCGATTAGTAAAATCTAAAACCAAAGTTCTCGGCTTAACGGATAATGTTATTCCGCACGAAAAACGCTTTGGCGATAAGCCCTTCACCAATTATTTTATAAAGGGCTGTCATGGTTTTATAGCAATGAGTAAAACGGTGTTGAACGATATTTCTAAATTTTCAACTACAAAAAATAAAGCTTACTCTCCGCATCCCATGTATGAAACTTACGGCAAAGCCGTGAGCATGCAGGAAGCGCGTCAGAAATTAAAGTTGAATGCTGACGATAAGATCATTTTATTTTTTGGATTGATCCGTCATTACAAGGGACTGGATATTTTACTGGAAGCGATGGCGCATCCTGAAATAAAAAAACAAAACATCAAACTTTTAATTGCCGGAGAATTTTACGAGTACAAACAACCTTACCTCGATCTTATAAAAACTTCCGAACTGCAAGATCACGTTATTCTGCACGATAAATTCATAGCTAACGAAGACGTGCGTTATTATTTCTGTGCCAGTAATTTAGTCGCTCAAACCTACAGAAACGCTACCAATAGTGGAGTGACAATGGTAGGTTATTATTACGAAAAACCCATGCTGGTAACCAACGTAGGTGGACTTGCGGAGATTGTTCCCAACGAAAAATGTGGTTACGTTGTGGAAAATCCGATAGCTATCGGATCCGTGCCGCATATCTCCGAAAAAATTCTGGCTTACTTTAATCAAAACAAAGAACAAGAATTTACACAGAACGTAATTTTAGAAAAGAAGAAGTATGAGTGGCAGGAATTTATTAGGGTGTTGGTTAACCTTTATGAAAAAAGTTAG
- a CDS encoding alpha/beta hydrolase, giving the protein MKNLLLAALFLTFTSSFSQSFPDSQTDGKFYTVNGYKLWTVSFGKGDPIFFIAGGPGGTHYGLRSFDSLSKTNTLVYFDGLGRGKSDTAKNVSEYTLSRDIEDLEGLRKAMKFEKINILGHSYGGVVAQGYAVKYPNQVKHLILANSFHSFIMWQANDDNCNHEIKTNYPEVWDELMKIREEGGISSDAKHQEVYGKVPYGFMYAYNPDNFKSRGRKPYPNPFNSKLYYQMVGKDGDFIVGNDIGTFDFRKQLKDLKMPVLVIGGRYDRVAVPSMMIKYKEYCPQAQYVMFENSGHNPQVEEPAKEFKLISDFLEK; this is encoded by the coding sequence ATGAAGAACCTCCTGCTGGCCGCACTATTTCTTACTTTCACAAGCTCTTTCTCTCAATCATTCCCCGATAGTCAAACCGATGGAAAATTTTACACTGTAAATGGCTACAAGCTTTGGACCGTTAGTTTTGGAAAGGGCGATCCGATCTTTTTTATCGCCGGTGGCCCAGGTGGCACACACTACGGACTCAGAAGTTTTGATTCTTTAAGTAAAACAAATACCCTGGTTTATTTCGACGGCTTAGGTCGCGGAAAATCTGACACCGCGAAAAATGTCTCTGAATATACCTTATCGAGAGACATTGAAGATTTGGAAGGTCTGCGAAAAGCCATGAAGTTTGAAAAAATAAACATCCTTGGGCATTCCTACGGCGGTGTGGTAGCCCAAGGCTATGCGGTAAAATATCCAAACCAGGTAAAACATCTTATTCTTGCTAATTCTTTTCACAGCTTTATTATGTGGCAGGCAAATGATGATAACTGTAATCACGAAATAAAAACAAATTATCCGGAAGTCTGGGACGAATTAATGAAAATTCGCGAAGAAGGAGGTATTTCAAGCGATGCCAAACACCAGGAAGTTTACGGAAAAGTTCCCTATGGATTTATGTACGCCTACAATCCCGATAACTTCAAAAGTCGTGGAAGAAAACCTTATCCCAATCCTTTCAATTCCAAATTGTATTACCAAATGGTAGGGAAAGACGGAGATTTTATTGTTGGAAACGATATAGGCACTTTCGATTTTCGTAAACAATTAAAAGACCTTAAGATGCCGGTTCTTGTAATCGGCGGCAGATACGACCGTGTGGCAGTTCCTTCGATGATGATCAAATACAAAGAATATTGTCCGCAGGCGCAGTATGTTATGTTTGAAAACAGCGGGCATAATCCACAGGTAGAGGAACCTGCAAAAGAATTCAAATTAATTAGTGATTTTTTAGAAAAGTAG
- a CDS encoding MerR family transcriptional regulator: MKNEQLVSLEKLCNHYKIETSFIHSLNEYGLIEITRIDELECVDEEYLSDLESMMNLHYELNVNMEGIDVINHLLKRMKEMQKEVVMLRNRIDHE; this comes from the coding sequence ATGAAAAATGAGCAACTTGTAAGCCTTGAAAAGCTTTGTAATCACTATAAAATTGAGACTTCTTTTATTCATTCGTTAAATGAGTACGGTCTGATAGAAATTACCCGCATTGATGAACTGGAATGCGTTGATGAAGAGTATCTTTCTGACCTGGAAAGCATGATGAACCTGCATTATGAACTGAATGTCAATATGGAAGGAATTGATGTTATCAACCACCTTCTCAAACGTATGAAAGAGATGCAAAAAGAGGTGGTAATGTTAAGAAATCGTATAGATCATGAATAA
- a CDS encoding molecular chaperone DnaJ — MEFIDYYKVLEIDKSASEADVKKAYRKLARKYHPDVNPNDESAKQKFQKINEANEVLSDPEKRKKYDQYGKDWQHSEAYEQARQQQQQSYGGQRSYQGGGDFGGEDFSDFFSSMFGGGGSSFGGGRNTKYKGRDMNAELSLDLKDVFTSQKQTITVNGKNIRMTIPAGLENGQTIRIKGHGGEGANGGPAGDLLITFSIKNNTAFKRDGSNLYSNQDLDFYTAVLGGDVTINTFDGKVKLKVPAGTQSGTKVKLKGKGFPVYKSEGQFGDLYVTYQVKVPTNLSAKEKELFEELQKLMK, encoded by the coding sequence ATGGAATTCATAGATTATTATAAGGTATTAGAAATAGACAAATCGGCCAGCGAGGCCGACGTTAAAAAAGCTTACAGGAAACTTGCGCGTAAATACCATCCGGATGTTAATCCAAATGATGAGTCAGCCAAACAAAAATTCCAAAAAATAAATGAAGCCAACGAGGTTCTAAGCGATCCTGAAAAACGTAAAAAATACGATCAGTATGGCAAAGACTGGCAGCATAGCGAAGCTTATGAACAGGCCCGTCAACAGCAGCAACAAAGTTACGGTGGTCAACGTTCATACCAGGGCGGGGGAGATTTTGGCGGCGAAGATTTTTCAGATTTCTTTTCATCGATGTTTGGTGGTGGCGGCTCTTCTTTTGGAGGAGGCAGAAATACAAAATATAAAGGTCGTGATATGAATGCAGAATTGAGTCTTGATCTTAAAGATGTTTTTACAAGCCAAAAACAAACTATTACCGTTAATGGGAAGAACATTCGTATGACTATTCCTGCGGGTCTGGAAAACGGGCAAACTATTCGCATTAAAGGCCATGGAGGCGAGGGGGCTAATGGAGGTCCGGCGGGTGATTTACTTATTACCTTTTCTATTAAAAATAACACCGCATTTAAACGCGATGGCAGTAATTTGTACAGCAATCAGGATCTTGATTTTTATACCGCAGTTTTAGGTGGCGATGTTACCATAAATACATTTGACGGGAAGGTAAAACTAAAAGTTCCTGCAGGAACGCAAAGTGGAACCAAGGTTAAATTGAAAGGAAAAGGATTTCCGGTTTATAAAAGTGAGGGACAGTTTGGAGACCTTTATGTGACTTATCAGGTTAAGGTGCCTACTAATTTATCAGCGAAAGAGAAAGAATTATTTGAAGAACTTCAAAAACTCATGAAGTAG
- a CDS encoding excinuclease ABC subunit A, whose translation MEKIKDKKTNVASLKEEGKQDITKLSPKEFIIIKGARQHNLKNIDVAIPRNKMIVITGLSGSGKSSLAFDTLYAEGQRRYVESLSAYARQFLGRLEKPAVDYIKGISPAIAIEQKVISRNPRSTVGTITEIYDYFKLIFSRIGKTYSPVSGKQVKRQTVTDVVNFITALSPESKVLVLSKVYEKKDRPFQKQLQLLEQQGFSRAIVNDKVQRINEIDFKTTKKTAEVYLLIDRLVTAPEEEDFVNRAGDSVQTAFQEGEGECLVWVEKENGAYDKNTFSNLFELDGITFEEPTANFFTFNNPIGACKTCEGFGSIIGVDPDLVIPNKSLSVYENAIVCWNGEVMSSYKNQLLKSAHKFNFPVHKPIVELSKKDYELLWTGNQYFDGLTAFFKMLEKETYKIQYRVMLARYRGKTACPDCHGTRLRKDANYVLIDGKCINDLVLSPVSDLIPFFKDLKLNEHDTKVAKRLLIEISNRLQYLMDVGLGYLTLNRVANTLSGGESQRINLATQLGSTLVGSLYILDEPSIGLHPRDTERLIKVLRSLQQQGNTVIIVEHDEEIMRQADELIDIGPEAGTHGGHLVFQGTHKDLLKNKSGYTSKYLTDQLRIEIPTARRKWKEYIEVRNLNDNNLKNVNVKFPLGVLTCVTGVSGSGKSTLIKKGLIPYMQRYLDGYFDSVNADHLIGGSLKQIKQLEFVDQNPIGKSSRSNPVTYIKAFDEVRNLFADQGLAKTRNYKPGFFSFNVEGGRCEVCQGEGQITVEMQFMADIQLQCEGCKGKRYKSETLEILYKGKSISDILDLTVEDAVELFSKDEDNRTAIKITEKLNALQAVGLGYVQLGQSSSTLSGGEAQRIKLASFLIQINNTSPTLFVFDEPTTGLHFHDVAKLLKSFDALLKKGHSIVVIEHNMDVVKCADWVIDMGPEGGEHGGNVVFEGTPEDLAKTKKGYTGKYISETLSSTKKIKN comes from the coding sequence ATGGAAAAAATTAAAGATAAAAAAACAAATGTTGCTTCGTTGAAAGAAGAAGGTAAACAAGATATTACAAAACTAAGTCCTAAGGAATTTATCATCATTAAGGGAGCGCGCCAGCATAATTTAAAAAATATTGACGTGGCGATTCCCAGGAATAAAATGATCGTGATCACTGGGTTGTCTGGATCTGGAAAATCTTCTTTGGCGTTTGATACACTTTATGCAGAGGGACAGAGGAGGTACGTAGAAAGTCTTTCAGCCTATGCAAGACAGTTTTTAGGCCGTCTTGAAAAACCGGCGGTGGATTATATAAAAGGAATTTCACCTGCAATTGCTATTGAACAAAAAGTTATTTCGCGTAATCCAAGAAGTACTGTAGGGACTATAACGGAGATTTACGATTATTTTAAATTGATTTTTTCACGGATCGGTAAAACTTACAGCCCTGTTAGTGGTAAGCAAGTAAAGAGACAAACCGTTACTGATGTTGTAAATTTTATAACCGCTCTAAGTCCTGAATCTAAAGTTCTGGTGCTTTCAAAAGTATACGAGAAAAAAGACAGACCCTTTCAAAAACAATTGCAGTTACTCGAACAGCAGGGATTTTCGCGCGCGATTGTCAATGATAAAGTACAACGTATAAATGAAATCGACTTTAAGACTACTAAAAAAACGGCCGAGGTTTATTTATTAATCGATAGACTTGTTACGGCACCTGAAGAAGAAGACTTTGTGAACAGAGCTGGAGATAGTGTTCAAACTGCTTTTCAGGAAGGTGAAGGAGAATGCCTGGTTTGGGTAGAAAAAGAAAACGGCGCCTACGATAAAAACACTTTTAGCAATTTATTTGAACTCGACGGAATAACCTTTGAAGAGCCTACTGCTAACTTTTTTACTTTCAATAATCCTATCGGAGCTTGTAAAACCTGCGAGGGTTTTGGAAGTATTATCGGTGTTGATCCAGACCTTGTAATTCCTAACAAGAGTTTATCCGTTTACGAAAATGCCATAGTTTGCTGGAATGGAGAAGTAATGAGCTCCTATAAAAATCAACTTCTTAAGAGTGCGCATAAATTTAATTTCCCCGTTCACAAACCTATAGTGGAGCTTTCTAAAAAAGATTATGAACTATTATGGACAGGTAATCAGTATTTTGATGGTTTAACGGCTTTCTTCAAAATGCTGGAGAAAGAAACTTACAAAATTCAATACCGTGTTATGCTTGCGCGTTATCGTGGTAAGACAGCATGTCCTGATTGTCACGGTACACGTTTGAGGAAAGATGCTAATTATGTTCTTATTGATGGTAAATGTATAAATGATCTGGTATTATCGCCTGTAAGCGATCTTATTCCGTTTTTTAAGGACTTAAAATTAAACGAACACGATACAAAAGTTGCAAAACGGTTGCTTATTGAAATTAGCAATCGCCTGCAATATTTGATGGATGTCGGATTAGGATATCTCACGCTAAACCGTGTTGCTAATACTTTAAGCGGCGGCGAAAGTCAAAGGATAAACTTGGCGACACAACTTGGAAGTACACTTGTTGGAAGTTTGTACATTCTCGACGAACCAAGTATTGGACTGCACCCGAGAGATACAGAGCGCCTGATAAAAGTGCTGCGATCTTTACAACAACAAGGCAATACGGTTATTATCGTGGAACACGATGAAGAAATTATGCGGCAGGCGGATGAGTTGATAGATATTGGTCCGGAGGCCGGCACTCATGGTGGCCATTTGGTTTTCCAGGGAACGCATAAAGATCTTTTGAAAAATAAAAGTGGGTATACTTCTAAGTACCTTACCGATCAATTGAGAATAGAAATTCCCACGGCTCGCAGAAAATGGAAAGAGTATATTGAGGTTAGAAATCTGAACGACAACAATTTAAAAAATGTCAACGTAAAATTTCCGCTGGGAGTATTGACTTGTGTAACGGGTGTGAGTGGGTCTGGAAAGTCGACACTGATTAAAAAAGGATTAATTCCTTATATGCAGCGTTATTTAGATGGGTATTTCGATAGCGTAAACGCAGATCATTTAATTGGCGGAAGTTTAAAACAAATAAAACAATTAGAATTTGTAGATCAGAATCCTATCGGAAAATCTTCGCGAAGTAATCCTGTTACCTATATAAAAGCATTTGATGAGGTGCGTAATTTGTTTGCAGACCAAGGGCTCGCCAAAACGCGGAATTATAAACCTGGATTTTTTAGTTTTAACGTAGAAGGCGGGCGTTGCGAAGTTTGTCAGGGTGAGGGTCAAATAACCGTGGAAATGCAATTTATGGCCGACATTCAACTGCAGTGCGAAGGCTGCAAGGGCAAACGTTATAAATCGGAAACCCTTGAAATTCTTTACAAAGGAAAATCTATTTCAGATATTCTGGATTTAACGGTAGAAGATGCCGTAGAACTTTTTAGCAAGGATGAGGATAACAGAACTGCAATAAAAATAACAGAGAAATTAAATGCCTTACAAGCAGTGGGTCTGGGATATGTTCAACTAGGGCAAAGCAGCAGTACCTTAAGTGGAGGAGAAGCACAACGTATTAAATTGGCAAGTTTTTTAATCCAGATAAACAATACTTCGCCAACACTTTTTGTGTTTGATGAACCTACCACAGGATTACATTTTCACGATGTGGCCAAGCTTTTGAAATCGTTTGATGCTTTGTTAAAAAAAGGCCATTCGATCGTTGTTATTGAACATAACATGGATGTTGTAAAGTGTGCAGATTGGGTAATTGATATGGGGCCCGAAGGCGGGGAACATGGTGGCAATGTTGTATTTGAGGGAACTCCGGAAGATCTTGCGAAAACAAAAAAAGGTTATACGGGAAAATATATTTCAGAAACTTTAAGCAGCACAAAAAAAATTAAGAATTAA
- a CDS encoding monofunctional biosynthetic peptidoglycan transglycosylase produces the protein MLRKIFKIVLRIVIAFLILTMGSTLLYRWVPVPITPLMLIRCVEQKSDGKPMTLKHDWVSLEEISPKLQLAVVCSEDQNYLKHYGFDFKAIEKAMKANEEGKKLRGGSTISQQTAKNVFLWPGRSYIRKGFEVYFTLLIELMWSKERIMEVYLNSIEMGNGVYGAESAAQYWFKKPAKKLSKDESAAITAILPNPRKFVANPPSAYIARRKEWIKKQMSFWGNQLDYDKYNDDDSAADNKSKNQKSKK, from the coding sequence TTGCTAAGAAAGATATTCAAAATTGTGTTAAGGATTGTTATCGCATTCCTTATTCTTACCATGGGCTCGACCCTGCTCTACCGCTGGGTTCCTGTACCCATTACACCCCTGATGCTTATTCGTTGCGTGGAACAAAAATCTGACGGTAAACCCATGACTCTTAAACACGATTGGGTAAGCCTTGAGGAAATATCTCCTAAACTTCAGCTGGCAGTGGTATGTAGCGAAGATCAAAATTACCTGAAACATTACGGGTTCGATTTCAAGGCTATAGAAAAAGCCATGAAAGCTAACGAAGAAGGAAAGAAATTACGAGGAGGTAGTACAATTTCGCAACAAACAGCAAAAAACGTATTTTTGTGGCCTGGCAGAAGTTATATTCGAAAGGGCTTTGAAGTGTATTTTACCTTGCTAATCGAATTAATGTGGAGTAAAGAAAGGATCATGGAAGTTTATTTAAACAGTATTGAAATGGGTAACGGCGTTTATGGCGCAGAATCAGCCGCTCAATATTGGTTTAAAAAGCCGGCAAAAAAACTAAGCAAAGACGAAAGTGCCGCAATTACCGCGATTCTTCCCAACCCACGAAAATTTGTAGCAAACCCTCCGAGTGCTTATATTGCAAGGAGAAAAGAATGGATTAAAAAACAAATGAGCTTTTGGGGCAATCAGTTGGATTACGATAAATACAACGATGATGATAGTGCGGCAGATAACAAAAGTAAAAACCAGAAAAGTAAAAAATAA
- the gldF gene encoding gliding motility-associated ABC transporter permease subunit GldF — protein sequence MFTLYLKEIRSFLSSLIGYIAISVFITLIGIFMWVIPTEGGGYNILDNGFANIDPLFFIAPWVYLFLIPAITMRSFSEEKKNGTIELLLTRPLTDLQIVLAKYFAGFTLVIVSLLPTLIYYYSVHVLGAPKGNLDTGGMWGSFIGLLFLGAGFVSIGIFASAIAENQVIAFIIAMLLCFFCYIGFEYIAQSGVFGKYDAFFKSLGINDHYTSMSRGVLDTRDIIYFLSVITLFNLFTRLVLESRKW from the coding sequence ATGTTTACCCTCTATTTAAAAGAAATACGCAGTTTTTTAAGCTCCCTGATTGGCTACATCGCTATCAGTGTGTTTATAACGCTCATAGGTATTTTTATGTGGGTTATCCCTACCGAGGGTGGTGGCTATAATATTTTAGACAATGGTTTCGCCAACATCGATCCTTTATTTTTCATCGCTCCCTGGGTTTATTTATTTTTAATTCCAGCCATTACCATGCGTTCTTTTTCTGAAGAGAAAAAAAATGGCACCATAGAATTACTTTTAACACGACCGCTCACCGATTTACAAATCGTACTTGCAAAATATTTTGCAGGTTTTACTTTAGTAATTGTTTCGCTCCTTCCTACACTTATTTATTATTACAGTGTTCACGTGCTTGGTGCGCCAAAAGGCAACCTGGATACGGGCGGTATGTGGGGTTCTTTTATCGGACTGCTTTTTCTGGGTGCAGGTTTTGTCTCTATAGGGATTTTTGCCTCGGCAATTGCAGAAAATCAGGTTATTGCTTTCATAATAGCAATGCTTCTCTGCTTTTTCTGCTACATCGGCTTTGAATACATTGCTCAGAGTGGTGTATTTGGAAAATACGACGCTTTCTTTAAAAGTCTTGGCATCAATGATCATTACACCAGCATGAGCCGCGGGGTTTTGGATACACGCGATATTATATATTTTTTAAGTGTCATTACTTTGTTTAATCTATTCACCCGTTTAGTTTTGGAAAGCAGAAAATGGTAA